The Variovorax sp. PMC12 genome segment CCCTCGGTGAAGATCGTGGCCGACGCCCCGCTGCAGATGCAGCGCGAAGTGGCGGCGCTGCAGCAGGCCGTGGGCGACGTGGTCGGCAGCGACTTCGAACCCATGGTCGGCGCCCTCGCCACCAACCTCCCGCCCGGCAAGACCCCGACCGCCGTCGACTACAGCGCCGGCCAGCTGCGCCTGCGCGGGCTCGGTCTGCAGCCCTCCGAGGTCTCGCAGATCACCAACGCACTCACGCCGCGCGGCTACAACGTTCGCACCGAAGGCGACCTGCTGCTGGTCCAGGCCGAGGCCACCCGATGAACTTCAGCGAACAGCTCAAGGCCCGCTGGGCCACTCTTGAAACGCGCGAGCGGCGCATGGTCGCGGTCGCCGTCACGCTCGTGGCGCTGGCCCTGCTCTGGTGGATCGCGCTGGCGCCCGCCCTGCGCACGCTGGCCGCGGCGCCGGCCGAACACGCGCAGCTCGACGCCCAGCTGCAGCAGATGGCAACGCTGCAGAACCGCGCGAAGGCGCTGCAGTCGCAGCCGCGGCTGAACCGCGACGACGCGATGCGCGCCCTCGAAACATCCGTGCGCGAAGGCCTGGGCAACGGCAACGCCCAGCTCATGACGACCGGCGGCGACGGCGCCGCCACCGTCACGCTGCGGTCGGTGCCCGCTAACACTGTCGCCCAGTGGCTCGCGCAGGCACGCGGCAACGCGCATGCAGTGCCGCGCGAGGCGCACCTGACCCGCGCCCCCGTCGCCTCCGCACCCACGCCCACGCCCTCAGCCGGCAACAAGGACGCTTCGTCCGCGCCGCAGGTCCGCTGGGACGGCACCGTCGTCATGGCGCTGCCCGCAGCACGATGAGCCATCCCGCATGGTGACCCGGCCTCCCTCCTCCGGTCCCGCGCCGCGCCGCGGCTGGCGCTGGGCGCTGCTCGGCATCGCGATCGGCGTGGTGCTGACGGTGCTGATGTTCGCGCCGGCGCGCTGGCTGTCGGCGGCGCTGTCGGACTGGAGCCAGGGCCGGCTGGTGCTGGCCAACCCGCGCGGCACCGTCTGGAACGGCACGGCCGCCGTGGTGTTCGCCAGCGGTGCCGGCGGCGCCGAGGCGGTGTCGCTGCCCGGCCTGCTGCACTGGCGCATGCGTCCGGGCTGGGGCGGCATCTCCGCCAGCCTCGACCTGCCCTGCTGCGCGGCCCAGCCGCTGCAGCTGCGCGCCAGCCCGCGCGCCGGCGGCGTGCAGCTCGAATGGCAGGACAGCCGCTCGCGCTGGCCCGCCAGCATGCTCACCGGCCTGGGCGCGCCCTGGAACACGCTCAAGCTCGACGGCGCGCTCGACCTCACCACCAAGGCCTTCGCGATGCAATGGGACGGCCCCGCGCTGCGCATCGCGGGCCAGGCCACGCTCGACGCCACCGACGTTTCCTCCAGCCTGTCGACCTTGCGTCCGATGGGCAGCTACCGGCTCACGCTCGAAGGCGGCAACCGCCCCACGCTGCTGCTCAGCACGCGCGAAGGCAGCCTCGAACTGAACGGCAGCGGCAGCTGGAACGGCACCACCTTCCGCTTCAACGGCGAAGCCAATGCCGCGCCCGGCCGCGAAGACGCACTTTCCAATTTGTTGAACATCATCGGACGGCGCGACAACGCGCGTTCGATCATCACCCTGGGTTGATCCTCATGATGAAGCCACTGTTTTCGACCGGCACCGTCGCGCTCGCCGTGCGCGTGCTGATCGCGGCCACGTTCCTGCAGGCCGCGCCCGCGGCCTTCGCGCAGGCGGGCGACGCGCCGCGCCGCGGCGAGCCGATCACGCTCAACTTCGCCAATGCCGACATCGAGGCCGTGGCCCGCACCATGGCCGTGGTCACGGGCCGCGACGTGGTGGTCGATCCGCGCGTCAAGGGCACCATGAACCTCGTCACCGACCGCGCCATCCAGCCGGCGGCTGCGTTCAACCAGTTCGCCTCGGCGCTGCGCCTGCAGGGCTTCGCGGTGGTGGAGGCCGACGGCCTCTACAAGGTGGTGCCCGAGGCCGACGCCAAGCTTCAGAGCAGCGCCGTCAACACCTCCATCGGCGCCGTCTCGTCCAGCGGCAGCAACCAGATCGTCACGCAGATCTTCCGGCTCAACTACGAGTCGCCGAACAGCCTGCTGCCGGTGCTGCGCCCGCTGATACCGCCGAACAACACCATCAACGTGAATCCGGGCAACAACTCGCTCGTGATCACCGACTACGCCGACAACATGCGCCGGCTGGCCCGCATCATCGCGTCGCTCGACGTGCCCAACGCGTCCGACGTCGAGGTCATCCAGCTCAAGCACTCGGTCGCCACCGACATGGTGCCGCTGCTCACGCGGCTGGTCGACGGCAGCGGCTCGGGCGCACCGGGCGCGGCCGCCGCCCCGGGTGCCGCCGATGCATCGTTCCGCACCACGCTGCTGGCCGATCCGCGCAGCAATGCGCTGATCCTGCGCGCAGCCAACCCGGCGCGCGTGCAGCTGGTGCGCACGCTGGTCGAGAAGCTCGACCGGCCCGCCGCCGAAAGCAGCAACGGCGCGGCCGGCAACATCTACGTGGTCTATCTGAAGAACGCCGATGCGGTGCGCCTCGCGGCCACGCTGCGCGCGGCCATGGCCGCCAACCAGCAGTCCGGCACCCCGGGTCAGCCCGGCGCGACGGGCGGCAGCTCGGTGCCGCAGCAGAGCGCGCCGCAGGCCATGCAGGTGAACCTGAACAGCGGCGGCGGCCAGAACGGCAGCTCGCCCGCCGCCAGCGCACCGCTCAACAACGCCAACCAGCCCTCGACCGGCGGCCAGATCCAGGCCGATCCGTCGACCAATTCGCTCATCATCACCGCGCCCGAGCCGCAGTACCGCCAGATGCGCGCCGTGATCGACCGGCTCGACGGCCGCCGCGCGCAGGTCATGATCGAGGCGCTGATCGTCGAAGTGGGCGACACCGCCGCCGCGAAGTTCGGCGTGCAGTGGCAGAGCGCGCTGGGCAACAACGCCGTGCTCGGCACCAACTCGTCGGTGGCGGGTGCCAACCTGCTGACGCTGACGCAGGCGCTGGCCACCAAGAACCCGGCCAACCTCAACCTGACCTCGGGGCTGAACCTGGGCATTGCCGGCAAGATCGGCGGCCAGTACATCCTGGGCGCGATTGCCAGCTTCTTCGACAGCGACAAGGACTCCAACGTGCTGTCCAAGCCCAACCTGCTGACGCTGGACAACGAAGAGGCCAAGATCGTGATCGGCCAGAACGTGCCCTTCGTCACCGGCCAGTACGCGAGCACCTCGGGCTCCGTGGGCGTCAACCCGTTCACCACCGTCGAGCGCAAGGACGTCGGCCTGACGCTGCGCGTGCGCCCGACCATCAACGAGAACGGCACGGTGAAGCTGACGATCTTCCAGGAGACCTCCACGGTCGACCCGAACACCGTCAACAACCCGAACGGCCCCACCACCAGCAAGCGCTCGATCGAATCGAGCGTGCTGGTGGAAGACGGCGGCCTCGTCATGCTCGGCGGCCTGCTGTCGGACACCTACAACAACACGGTCGAGAAGGTGCCGGTGGCCGGCGACATTCCCGTGCTCGGCAACCTGTTCAAGAGCCAGGCGCGCACGCGCGAGAAGCTCAACCTCATGATGTTCCTGCGCCCGGCGGTGATGCGCGATGCCGTTTCCACCGAGGCCTTCGCCTACGACCGCTACGACGAGATCCGCGGCATGCAGCAGCGCTCGCAGCCCGACACCTCCAACGTGATGCTGCGCGGCGTCGACGGCGCGAACGTGCTGCCCGAGCTTGCCCCGCCGGCGCGCGCGGCGGAGCCGCCCCGGCGCGTCGAGTCGCGCATCGAAGGCACCCAGCTCATTCCGCCGCCGCGCCCGGCTGCGGACAACCGCCGGCTGGCTCCGAGCCCGCTGCGCGGCACGCTGCCGCCCACGGCCGACCCCGCCACGGCGCGCGAACTGCCCTGATGCCTCTACCATTCCCCGTCGCCAAGCCAAGAACGCACACGCCCCGCTGATCCCGCCCATGCGCTATCCCCTGCCCTACGCGTTCGCACGCAGCCAGCAACTCCTGCTCGAGGAGACCGACGACGGCAGCTACACGCTGTGGATGTCGAGCCATCCGGCGCGCAGCGCGGTCGGCGAGGTCTCGCGCAAGTACGGCGTGCGGACCTTCGAGGTGCTGGCCGACGGCCCGCTGGCGCAGCGCATCAGCGCGGCCTATGCGCAGGGCGAGTCGAGCGCGGCCGCGGTGGTGAGCGAGGTGCAGAACGAAGCCGACCTCTCCCGCATGATGCAGGAGCTGCCCGCGGTCGAAGACCTGCTGGCCAGCGCCGGCGACGCGCCCATCATCCGCATGCTGAACGCGCTGCTCACGCAGGCCGCGCGCGACGGCGCCAGCGACATCCACATCGAGCCCTACGAGCGCACGTCGTCCGTGCGCTTTCGCATCGACGGCACGCTGCGCGAGGTGGTGCAGCCCAACCGCGCGCTGCACGCCGCGCTGATCTCGCGCCTGAAGATCATGGCCGACCTCGACATCTCCGAGAAGCGGCTGCCGCAGGACGGGCGCATCAGCTTGCGCATCGGCACGCGCGCGGTCGACGTGCGGGTGTCGACGCTGCCCAGCGCCCACGGCGAACGCGCCGTGCTGCGCCTGCTGGACAAGAGCGAATCGAAGCTCACGCTCGAGTCGGTGGGCATGCAGGGCGACACGCTGGAGCGCTTTGAGAAGCTCATCGCGCAGCCGCACGGCATCATCCTGGTGACCGGGCCCACGGGCTCGGGCAAGACCACCACGCTGTACGCCGCGCTGGCCCGGCTGGACGCGAGCCGCAGCAACATCATGACGGTGGAAGACCCCATCGAATACGAGCTGCCGGGCGTGGGCCAGACGCAGATCAACGCCAAGATCGAACTCACCTTCGCGAAGGCCCTGCGCGCCATCCTGCGGCAGGACCCCGACGTGATCATGATCGGCGAAATCCGCGACTTCGAGACCGCGCAGATCGCCATCCAGGCTTCGCTCACGGGCCACCTGGTGCTGGCCACGCTGCACACGAATGATTCCGTCAGCGCCGTCACGCGCCTGACCGACATGGGCGTGGAGCCCTTCCTGCTGAGTTCGTCGCTGCTGGGCGTGCTCGCGCAGCGCCTCGTTCGCAAGGTGTGCACGGCATGCGCCGGCGCCGGCTGCGAGGTCTGCGGCCAGACCGGCTACCAGGGCCGCACCGGCATCTTCGAGCTGCTGGTGGCGGACGAGACCGTGCAAGGGCTGATCCACGGCAAGGCCGCCGAAAGCGAACTGCTGCAGGCCGGCGCGCGCGGCGGACTGCGCCTGATGCGCGAAGACGGCGAGCGGCTGGTGCAGGCCGGCATCACATCGCGCGCCGAACTGCTGCGCGTCACGCGCGACTGACCAGCGCCCCGGCCGCCCCATGCCCGCCTATTCCTTCGAAGCCATCGATGCCAGCGGCCAGTCGCGCGAAGGCGTGCTGGAAGCCGACACCGCCCGCAGCGCGCGCAGCCTGCTGCGGGCGCAGGCGCTCATTCCGCTGTCGGTCAAGCCGGTCGGCAGCGACCACGTCAACGGCACCGGCCAGCGCAGCGGCATGTCGCGCTGGCTCGGCGGCGGCAAGCGGGTCTTCAACTCCACCGGCCTCGCCGTGTGGACGCGCCAGCTCGCGGGCCTCGTGTCGTCCGGCCTGCCGCTGGAACGCGCGCTCACCGCGCTCACCGATGAAGCCGAATCGGAGCCGCAACGCAACCTCGTCGCCTCGCTGCGCGCGGAAGTCAACGCGGGCTCGCCGTTCGCGCGGGCGCTGTCGGCGCACTCGCGCGAGTTCTCGCCCATCTACACGGCGGTGATCGGCGCCGGCGAGCAAAGCGGCAACCTCGGCCTGGTGCTCGACCGGTTGGCCGACGACCTCGAGGAGCGCCAGGCGCTGCAGCAGAAGCTGATCGGCGCGGCGCTGTACCCGGCCATCGTCACGCTGGTGGCGATCGTGATCGTGATCTTCCTCGTGAGCTACGTGGTGCCGCAGGTGGCGCAGGTGTTCGCGGGCACCAAGCGCTCGCTGCCGTTCCTCACCACGGTGATGCTGTCGCTGAGCGCGGGCGTGCGCAACTACGGCTGGTGGATGCTCGGTGCCGTCGTGCTGGGTGCCGTCGGCATGCGGATGGCGCTGGCGCAGGAAGCCTTCCGCCTCAAGTTCGACGCGGCCTGGCTCAGGCTGCCGCTGGTGGGCAAGCTCGCGCGCGGCTACAACGCGGCGCGCTTCGCGAGCACGCTCGCCATGCTGGCCACGGCCGGCGTGCCCATTCTTCGTGCGCTGCAAGCCGCTTCCGAAACGCTGGGCAACCGCGCGATGCGCGCCGACGCGCTCGACGCGCTGGTGCTGGTGCGCGAAGGCGCGCCGCTGGCCTCGGCGCTGGCGCAGAAAAAGCGCTTTCCGGGCCTCGTGTCGATGTTCGCGCGCCTGGGCGAGCAGACCGGCACGCTGCCGCTGATGCTGCAGCGCGCGGCCAACCAGCTCGGCGCCGAAGTGCAGCGCCGCGCGATGCACCTGGCCACCATCCTCGAGCCGCTCCTGATCGTGGCGATGGGCGGCGTGGTCATGCTGATCGTGCTCGCGGTGATGCTGCCGATCATCCAGCTGAACCAGTTCGTCAAGTGACGGCCACCGCCAGGCAGGACGCAACATGCCCGTAACCCTCGAAGACAAGCTCGTGGTCGCGATCTCCTCGCGCGCCCTGTTCAACCTCGAAGAAGAAAACACGATCTTCGAGTCGGGGGACAACGAGGGCTACATGAAGCTGCAGCTCGACCGCATCGACGTGCCGGCCGCGCCCGGTATCGCGTATTCGCTGATCCGCAAGCTGCTGCGCTTCAACGACGACGGCGTGCAGCGCGTGGAGGTGGTGATCCTCTCGCGCAACGACCCGGTGTCGGGCATGCGCATCTTCAGGTCGAGCGCGGCCGCCGACATCAAGCTGCAGCGCGGCGTGTTCACGCAGGGCCGCCCGCCCTTCGGCTACCTGCGCCCGCTGCGCGCCCACCTGTTCCTGTCGGTCAACGCGCAGGACGTGCGCGAGGCGCTCAATGCCGGCTTTCCGGCCGCGCGCGTGCTGGTCGAATCGGTGAAAGCCAGCGACGCCTGGCCGAACGAAGTGCGCATTGCCTTCGACGGCGACGCCGTGCTGTTCTCCGACGAGGCCGAGCGCGTGTTCCAGGCCGAGGGCCTCGACGCCTTCCAGGCACACGAACTCAGCAAGGCCGACCTGCCGCTGCCCGAAGGCCCGTTCAAGCCGCTGCTGATGGCGCTGCACCGGCTGCAGATGGCCGGCAATGCGCAGATGCGCATCCGTACCGCACTGGTCACCGCACGCAGCGCCCCGGCGCACGAGCGCGCCATCCGCACGCTGATGAAGTGGAACATCCGCGTCGACGAGGCCATGTTCCTCGGCGGCCTGCCCAAGGGCGAGTTCCTGCGCGAGTTCGAGCCCGACTTCTTCTTCGACGACCAGACGGGGCACGTCGACGCGGCCTCGCGACATGTGCCTGCCGGGCACGTGAGCAGCGGCATCAGCAACGAGCCCTGAACCGAGCGCCCGGCCTCGTGCTTGCCCCCGCTGCTGACCGGGGCAAGAATGCCGGCATGCTGATCCTCCGACACGCCGACATCCTGGTCACCATGGACACCGAGCGGCGCGAAATCGCCGACGGCGCCGTGGTGTGCGACGGCCCCGCCATAGCCTGGACGGGTCCCACCGCCGACTTGCCCATCGCGTATCACGAGGCCCTGCGCGACGGCCGCGCCGAGGCCATCGACATGCGCGGCCACGTGGTGATGCCGGGCCTGGTCAACACGCACCATCACATGTACCAGAGCCTCACGCGCGCCGTGCCCGAGGCGCAGGACGCCGAGCTGTTCGGCTGGCTCACCAACCTGTACCTGCTGTGGGCGCGCATCACGCCCGAGATGATCCGCGTGTCGACGCAGACCGCGATGGCCGAGCTGATGCTCTCTGGCTGCACCACCACCAGCGACCATCTCTACCTGTTCCCCAACGGCTCGCGGCTCGACGATTCGATCGAGGCGGCCGACGCCATGGGCATGCGCTTCCACGCGGCGCGCGGCAGCATGAGCGTGGGCCGCAGCGCCGGCGGCCTTCCGCCCGACGAGGTGGTCGAGACCGAGGAAGCCATCCTGCGCGACAGCGAACGCCTCATCGGCCGCTGGCACGACGCCTCGCGCCATTCGATGCGCCGCATCGTGCTGGCGCCCTGCTCGCCGTTCTCGGTGTCGCGCGACCTGATGCGCCTGTCGGCGGAGCTGGCACGCGAGCGCGGCGTGTCGCTGCACACGCATCTGGCCGAGAACGACAACGACGTCGCCTACTCGCGCGAGAAGTTCGGCATGACACCGGCCGAGTACGCCGAAGACCTGGGCTGGGTCGGCCGAGACGTGTGGCATGCGCACTGCGTGAAGCTGGACGAGGCAGGCATCGCGCTGTTCGGCCGCACCGGCACCGGCGTGGCGCACTGCCCCTGCTCCAATATGCGGCTGGCCTCTGGCATCGCGCCCATCGGCGCCATGCGGCGCGCGGGCGTGCCCGTGGGCCTGGGCGTGGACGGCAGCGCGTCGAACGACGGCGCGCACATGCTGGGCGAGGCGCGCCAGGCCATGCTGCTGCAGCGCGTGGGTTACGGCCCGGCGGCGATGACGGCGCGCGAGGCGCTCGAGATCGCCACGCTGGGCGGCGCGCGTGTGCTGGGGCGCGACGACATCGGTGCGATCGCGCCCGGCATGTCGGCGGACATCGTGGCCTTCGACATGCGCGGCGTCGCGCATGCGGGTGCCGGACACGACCCGGTGGCGGCGCTGGTGTTCTGCACGCCGGCATCGGTGTCGCTGAGCGTGATCGGCGGCATGGTCCGCGTCCGCGGCGGCGAATTCACCGGGATCGAACTGGCACCGCTGCTGGCAAGGCACCGCGACCTCGCACGCACGCTGTACGAAGCCGCGCGTCACCCGCACACCGCCTGAGCCGTGCGGCGCTCAGCGCCGCATCGTGTCGAGCTGCGTGACGGGGGCGCTGTCGTTGCCCCATGAACCACGGATGTAGGTGAGCACCGCCGCCACTTCGGCGGCATCGAGCGTCTGGCCGAACGGCGGCATGCCGTAGGGGCGCGGGTTGCCCGCCGTGGTGGGCAGGAAGCCGCCGTGCGCAATGACCTGCATCAGGTTGGTCGGCCGCGCCATGTTCACGGCGCGGTTGCCCGCAAGCGGCGGGTAGGCGCCGATGGCACCCTGGCCCTGGTCGCCGTGGCAGTAGGCGCAACGCTGGTCGTAGATCTTCGCGCCGCGCGCCATCGTGCCGGCATCATGGCGGATGGGCGCCCTGGGGCCTGCGGACGCGGCCGGCGTGGCGGCCGTGTCGGGCAGGTCTTTCAGGTAACTGGCCATTGCGCCCAGGTCCGCATCGCTCAGGTATTGCGTGCTGCGGAACACCACGTCGGCCATCGGGCCCATGACCGAGCCGCGCGGCGCGACACCGGTCTTGAGCAGCGCGACGACGTCGGCGCTCGGCCAGTCGGCCACGCCGGCTTCGTGCGGATCGGTGAGCGACGGGGCGTACCAGTTTTCCACCGCGATCAGCCCGCCCGACAGGCCACGCTTGGTTTCGGTGGCGCCCAGCGAATTGCGGCTGCCGTGGCAGGCGATGCAATGGCCCAGCCCGTCGACCAGGTAGGCGCCGCGGTTCCACTCGGCCGGCTTGCCCGCATTGGCGACGAAGGGCTCGGGCTTGAAAGAGAGCGCACGCCACACGACCAGCGCGGCCTGCGTGTCGTACGGAAAGCGCAGCCGGTGCTCGCGGTTCTGCTCCGACGCCGGCGCCAGGCTGCGCAGGTAGGCGTAGATGGCGTCCGAATCCTCGCGCGTCACCTTGGTGAAGTTCGGATACGGAAATGCCGGGTACAGCAGGCGCCCGTCCTTGCTGCGCCCGTTGTGCATCGCGCGCCAGAAATGCGCACTGCTCCAGCCGCCGATGCCGGTCTGCGCATCGGGCGTCAGGTTGCTCGAATAGATGGTGCCGAAAGGCGTCTCGATGGGCAGGCCGCCCGCATAGGGCCGGCCGCCGCGCGTGGTGTGGCAGCCCGCGCAATTGCCGGCCAATGCGAGGTAGCGGCCGCGCTCGACCAGCTGCGGCGTGGCGTTGAAGCTCTCGGCCTGCGCGGGCAGCGCGTCCTCGCCGCGCAGGTTCATCGCCACCAGGACGCCGGAGACCAGCGCCAGCAGCACGATCAGCGCCAGCACCACCCACACGGTGCGCCGCAGCAGGCTCCTGGGTGCTTCTTTCGTCACTTCGCGGTACCGCCGCAGGCGATCGGCATCGGCGCCGGCAGCGACGCAACAGCCTTGGTGTTGGCCGGCATCGGCTGCGTCGCCAGCCAGCTCGCCACCGCATTGACGTCCGAGGTCCACATGCGGCGGCCGACTTCGGCCATGCAGTCGGGCGCGATGGCATGCCGCTCGTTCGTGAGCCAGGCGCCGAGCTGCGATGCCACATAGAGCCGCGGCAGCCCCAGCAGGCCCGGGGTGGCGGGCTGCACGCCGGTCAGGGCCGCGCCGTGGCACTGCACGCAGGCCGGGAGCCGGCGCTCGGCGTCGCCTTGCAGCGCGAGCACGCGGCCGCGCTCCAGCACTTCGGGCTTGGCGTCGCTGACTGGCGAGATCGGCGGATAGGGCAAATCGAGCCCGGCAAAGTATTCGGCAATCTCGCGCAGGTAGGCGTCGGACATGTGCTGCACCATGTACGCCATGTCGCTGTTGGAGCGCCGCCCGTCGCGGAA includes the following:
- the gspM gene encoding type II secretion system protein GspM, with the protein product MNFSEQLKARWATLETRERRMVAVAVTLVALALLWWIALAPALRTLAAAPAEHAQLDAQLQQMATLQNRAKALQSQPRLNRDDAMRALETSVREGLGNGNAQLMTTGGDGAATVTLRSVPANTVAQWLAQARGNAHAVPREAHLTRAPVASAPTPTPSAGNKDASSAPQVRWDGTVVMALPAAR
- the gspN gene encoding type II secretion system protein N; protein product: MVTRPPSSGPAPRRGWRWALLGIAIGVVLTVLMFAPARWLSAALSDWSQGRLVLANPRGTVWNGTAAVVFASGAGGAEAVSLPGLLHWRMRPGWGGISASLDLPCCAAQPLQLRASPRAGGVQLEWQDSRSRWPASMLTGLGAPWNTLKLDGALDLTTKAFAMQWDGPALRIAGQATLDATDVSSSLSTLRPMGSYRLTLEGGNRPTLLLSTREGSLELNGSGSWNGTTFRFNGEANAAPGREDALSNLLNIIGRRDNARSIITLG
- the gspD gene encoding type II secretion system secretin GspD, which codes for MMKPLFSTGTVALAVRVLIAATFLQAAPAAFAQAGDAPRRGEPITLNFANADIEAVARTMAVVTGRDVVVDPRVKGTMNLVTDRAIQPAAAFNQFASALRLQGFAVVEADGLYKVVPEADAKLQSSAVNTSIGAVSSSGSNQIVTQIFRLNYESPNSLLPVLRPLIPPNNTINVNPGNNSLVITDYADNMRRLARIIASLDVPNASDVEVIQLKHSVATDMVPLLTRLVDGSGSGAPGAAAAPGAADASFRTTLLADPRSNALILRAANPARVQLVRTLVEKLDRPAAESSNGAAGNIYVVYLKNADAVRLAATLRAAMAANQQSGTPGQPGATGGSSVPQQSAPQAMQVNLNSGGGQNGSSPAASAPLNNANQPSTGGQIQADPSTNSLIITAPEPQYRQMRAVIDRLDGRRAQVMIEALIVEVGDTAAAKFGVQWQSALGNNAVLGTNSSVAGANLLTLTQALATKNPANLNLTSGLNLGIAGKIGGQYILGAIASFFDSDKDSNVLSKPNLLTLDNEEAKIVIGQNVPFVTGQYASTSGSVGVNPFTTVERKDVGLTLRVRPTINENGTVKLTIFQETSTVDPNTVNNPNGPTTSKRSIESSVLVEDGGLVMLGGLLSDTYNNTVEKVPVAGDIPVLGNLFKSQARTREKLNLMMFLRPAVMRDAVSTEAFAYDRYDEIRGMQQRSQPDTSNVMLRGVDGANVLPELAPPARAAEPPRRVESRIEGTQLIPPPRPAADNRRLAPSPLRGTLPPTADPATARELP
- a CDS encoding GspE/PulE family protein — translated: MRYPLPYAFARSQQLLLEETDDGSYTLWMSSHPARSAVGEVSRKYGVRTFEVLADGPLAQRISAAYAQGESSAAAVVSEVQNEADLSRMMQELPAVEDLLASAGDAPIIRMLNALLTQAARDGASDIHIEPYERTSSVRFRIDGTLREVVQPNRALHAALISRLKIMADLDISEKRLPQDGRISLRIGTRAVDVRVSTLPSAHGERAVLRLLDKSESKLTLESVGMQGDTLERFEKLIAQPHGIILVTGPTGSGKTTTLYAALARLDASRSNIMTVEDPIEYELPGVGQTQINAKIELTFAKALRAILRQDPDVIMIGEIRDFETAQIAIQASLTGHLVLATLHTNDSVSAVTRLTDMGVEPFLLSSSLLGVLAQRLVRKVCTACAGAGCEVCGQTGYQGRTGIFELLVADETVQGLIHGKAAESELLQAGARGGLRLMREDGERLVQAGITSRAELLRVTRD
- the gspF gene encoding type II secretion system inner membrane protein GspF codes for the protein MPAYSFEAIDASGQSREGVLEADTARSARSLLRAQALIPLSVKPVGSDHVNGTGQRSGMSRWLGGGKRVFNSTGLAVWTRQLAGLVSSGLPLERALTALTDEAESEPQRNLVASLRAEVNAGSPFARALSAHSREFSPIYTAVIGAGEQSGNLGLVLDRLADDLEERQALQQKLIGAALYPAIVTLVAIVIVIFLVSYVVPQVAQVFAGTKRSLPFLTTVMLSLSAGVRNYGWWMLGAVVLGAVGMRMALAQEAFRLKFDAAWLRLPLVGKLARGYNAARFASTLAMLATAGVPILRALQAASETLGNRAMRADALDALVLVREGAPLASALAQKKRFPGLVSMFARLGEQTGTLPLMLQRAANQLGAEVQRRAMHLATILEPLLIVAMGGVVMLIVLAVMLPIIQLNQFVK
- a CDS encoding 5'-nucleotidase; its protein translation is MPVTLEDKLVVAISSRALFNLEEENTIFESGDNEGYMKLQLDRIDVPAAPGIAYSLIRKLLRFNDDGVQRVEVVILSRNDPVSGMRIFRSSAAADIKLQRGVFTQGRPPFGYLRPLRAHLFLSVNAQDVREALNAGFPAARVLVESVKASDAWPNEVRIAFDGDAVLFSDEAERVFQAEGLDAFQAHELSKADLPLPEGPFKPLLMALHRLQMAGNAQMRIRTALVTARSAPAHERAIRTLMKWNIRVDEAMFLGGLPKGEFLREFEPDFFFDDQTGHVDAASRHVPAGHVSSGISNEP
- a CDS encoding 8-oxoguanine deaminase codes for the protein MLILRHADILVTMDTERREIADGAVVCDGPAIAWTGPTADLPIAYHEALRDGRAEAIDMRGHVVMPGLVNTHHHMYQSLTRAVPEAQDAELFGWLTNLYLLWARITPEMIRVSTQTAMAELMLSGCTTTSDHLYLFPNGSRLDDSIEAADAMGMRFHAARGSMSVGRSAGGLPPDEVVETEEAILRDSERLIGRWHDASRHSMRRIVLAPCSPFSVSRDLMRLSAELARERGVSLHTHLAENDNDVAYSREKFGMTPAEYAEDLGWVGRDVWHAHCVKLDEAGIALFGRTGTGVAHCPCSNMRLASGIAPIGAMRRAGVPVGLGVDGSASNDGAHMLGEARQAMLLQRVGYGPAAMTAREALEIATLGGARVLGRDDIGAIAPGMSADIVAFDMRGVAHAGAGHDPVAALVFCTPASVSLSVIGGMVRVRGGEFTGIELAPLLARHRDLARTLYEAARHPHTA
- a CDS encoding c-type cytochrome, yielding MRRTVWVVLALIVLLALVSGVLVAMNLRGEDALPAQAESFNATPQLVERGRYLALAGNCAGCHTTRGGRPYAGGLPIETPFGTIYSSNLTPDAQTGIGGWSSAHFWRAMHNGRSKDGRLLYPAFPYPNFTKVTREDSDAIYAYLRSLAPASEQNREHRLRFPYDTQAALVVWRALSFKPEPFVANAGKPAEWNRGAYLVDGLGHCIACHGSRNSLGATETKRGLSGGLIAVENWYAPSLTDPHEAGVADWPSADVVALLKTGVAPRGSVMGPMADVVFRSTQYLSDADLGAMASYLKDLPDTAATPAASAGPRAPIRHDAGTMARGAKIYDQRCAYCHGDQGQGAIGAYPPLAGNRAVNMARPTNLMQVIAHGGFLPTTAGNPRPYGMPPFGQTLDAAEVAAVLTYIRGSWGNDSAPVTQLDTMRR
- a CDS encoding c-type cytochrome; protein product: MKAGLRFAATALLLVVSGLAGTAGAATPAAVPDTIEQRVAACIACHGREGATTNAGYFPRLAGKPAGYLFNQLVSFRDGRRSNSDMAYMVQHMSDAYLREIAEYFAGLDLPYPPISPVSDAKPEVLERGRVLALQGDAERRLPACVQCHGAALTGVQPATPGLLGLPRLYVASQLGAWLTNERHAIAPDCMAEVGRRMWTSDVNAVASWLATQPMPANTKAVASLPAPMPIACGGTAK